A genomic window from Lentibacter algarum includes:
- the tolB gene encoding Tol-Pal system beta propeller repeat protein TolB, whose translation MILRLLSFVLLAAVSSASFAQAEPLRIEITDAVIEPLPVAVPEFVAETAGAGPIAADIARVVAEDLKGTGLFREIDKAAFISQISSFAAPVQFADWKAINAQALITGAVTVQGEQIIVKFRVYDVFAGQELGKGLQLAGTRAGWRRMAHKVADQVYTRITGEGGYFDSRVVYVSETGPKDNRKKRLAIMDYDGANNQFLTDSSAIVLAPRFSPTGDRVLYTSYETGFPKIYVLDVASVGRRVLESRDGTMSFAPRFAPDGRKVVFSLESGGNTDIYLMDVATGAEQRLTNAPSIETAPSFSPDGSQIVFESDRSGSQQLYVMSANGGEPRRISAGPGRYGTPVWSPRGDLVAFTKQSKGRFHIGIMRTDGTGEKLLTASFLEEGPTWAPNGRVIMFTRETQGTDGQSSLYSVDISGRNLQRVRTEGGASDPSWSPLQQ comes from the coding sequence ATGATCTTGAGACTATTGAGCTTTGTGCTTTTGGCGGCGGTGAGTTCGGCATCTTTTGCACAGGCTGAGCCTTTGCGGATCGAAATCACCGATGCGGTGATTGAGCCTTTGCCTGTGGCTGTTCCTGAATTTGTGGCTGAAACGGCAGGCGCAGGGCCGATTGCCGCTGATATTGCTCGTGTTGTGGCCGAAGACTTAAAGGGCACAGGGCTATTTCGCGAGATTGATAAGGCTGCATTTATCAGCCAGATCAGCTCTTTTGCAGCACCTGTTCAATTTGCAGATTGGAAAGCAATCAACGCGCAGGCTTTGATTACTGGGGCTGTCACCGTTCAGGGCGAACAGATCATTGTGAAGTTCCGCGTTTATGATGTTTTTGCCGGTCAAGAGCTTGGCAAAGGTTTGCAACTGGCAGGGACGCGCGCAGGTTGGCGGCGGATGGCGCATAAGGTTGCCGATCAGGTCTATACGCGGATCACGGGCGAAGGCGGCTACTTTGACAGCCGTGTTGTTTACGTGAGCGAGACTGGGCCGAAGGACAACCGTAAGAAGCGCCTTGCGATTATGGATTATGACGGCGCGAACAACCAGTTTCTCACTGACAGCAGCGCGATTGTACTTGCACCGCGTTTCTCACCAACGGGCGACCGCGTTCTCTACACAAGTTATGAGACAGGTTTCCCCAAGATATATGTGCTTGATGTGGCCAGTGTGGGCCGGCGTGTGCTTGAAAGCCGCGATGGAACGATGAGCTTTGCGCCGCGTTTTGCACCAGACGGACGCAAGGTTGTGTTCTCGCTTGAAAGCGGAGGCAACACTGACATCTACCTCATGGATGTGGCCACAGGGGCGGAGCAGCGTTTGACCAATGCGCCGTCGATTGAAACAGCGCCGAGCTTTTCGCCTGATGGCAGCCAGATCGTTTTTGAGAGCGACCGTTCAGGCAGCCAACAGCTTTACGTGATGTCTGCCAATGGGGGAGAGCCACGGCGGATCAGCGCAGGACCAGGGCGATACGGCACGCCAGTCTGGTCACCACGGGGCGACCTTGTGGCTTTTACCAAGCAATCTAAAGGCCGGTTCCACATTGGGATCATGCGCACGGATGGTACGGGCGAGAAGCTTCTGACCGCTTCATTCCTAGAAGAGGGGCCGACATGGGCTCCGAACGGGCGTGTCATAATGTTTACCAGAGAAACACAGGGTACTGACGGGCAATCTAGCCTTTATTCTGTCGATATCTCGGGTCGTAATTTGCAGCGGGTGCGCACCGAGGGCGGCGCGTCTGATCCCTCATGGAGCCCATTGCAGCAGTAA
- the tolR gene encoding protein TolR: protein MGAGVVQKDTGGGSRRRRARGRSRPMSEINVTPFVDIMLVLLIIFMVAAPMLTVGVPVELPKTAANSLPVEAEEPLTVTITAEGQVMIQQTEVPRSELVGRMRAIAAEREGDRVFLRADGAVSYAEVVQVMGALNGAGFSNIGLVTESGGPALDGVDASVPSDQ, encoded by the coding sequence ATGGGCGCGGGCGTAGTACAAAAAGACACTGGAGGCGGCAGTCGCCGACGCCGTGCGCGCGGCCGTTCACGGCCGATGTCTGAAATTAACGTGACACCTTTTGTCGATATTATGCTGGTTTTGTTGATTATCTTTATGGTGGCTGCACCGATGCTAACCGTGGGTGTGCCCGTGGAGCTGCCGAAGACAGCAGCGAACAGTCTGCCTGTGGAGGCGGAGGAGCCTCTCACGGTGACGATTACGGCTGAGGGGCAAGTCATGATCCAGCAGACGGAAGTGCCGCGGAGCGAATTGGTTGGGCGGATGCGCGCAATTGCGGCGGAGCGCGAGGGCGACCGCGTGTTTTTGCGTGCGGATGGGGCCGTCTCTTATGCAGAAGTGGTTCAGGTCATGGGCGCGCTGAATGGAGCGGGCTTTAGCAACATTGGCCTTGTGACCGAGAGCGGCGGACCAGCGCTTGATGGCGTGGACGCAAGCGTCCCGAGCGACCAGTAG
- the ybgF gene encoding tol-pal system protein YbgF: protein MRRFFFVLCAISLSVGVAHAQDSETLADIRQELTVLSVEMQKLTRELSTTGTMGTATVSGSVLERVDAIENELRRLTARTEELSLRVEAVAQDGTRRVADLEFRLVELEGGDVSTLGQTSTLGGDLPEGQVAVASPIASPSSEPTAELAVGEAADFAAARKALEAGEFADAAARLKSFNETYPGSPVATKAALAYGAALEGQGDMTGASRAYLDAFRREPTGEDAPEALYRLGNGLGRLGQTAEACKTLAEVSVRFPGGEPASKAEAERSRLGCS from the coding sequence ATGCGCCGTTTTTTCTTCGTTCTCTGTGCTATTTCTCTGAGTGTGGGCGTGGCCCATGCTCAGGATAGCGAAACGCTGGCGGATATTCGGCAGGAACTGACGGTGCTTAGTGTGGAGATGCAAAAGCTGACACGCGAGCTTTCGACAACCGGTACAATGGGAACGGCTACTGTGAGTGGGTCTGTGCTCGAGCGTGTAGATGCTATTGAGAACGAGCTGCGCCGCCTGACCGCGCGTACAGAAGAGCTCAGCTTGCGTGTCGAGGCGGTTGCGCAAGATGGGACACGGCGGGTTGCTGATCTTGAGTTCCGCCTTGTGGAGCTTGAGGGCGGCGACGTGAGCACGCTCGGCCAGACCAGCACTTTGGGTGGGGATCTGCCCGAAGGCCAAGTGGCTGTAGCATCTCCGATAGCTTCACCAAGCAGCGAGCCTACCGCGGAATTGGCTGTGGGAGAAGCAGCCGATTTTGCGGCGGCGCGAAAAGCGCTAGAGGCGGGAGAGTTTGCTGATGCGGCAGCGCGCCTCAAGTCATTTAATGAGACATACCCCGGCTCGCCCGTGGCGACCAAAGCGGCTTTGGCCTATGGCGCGGCTCTTGAAGGCCAAGGCGACATGACAGGCGCTTCGCGGGCTTATCTGGATGCGTTTCGCCGCGAGCCGACGGGCGAGGATGCGCCAGAAGCCCTTTATCGACTTGGCAACGGGTTGGGGCGTCTCGGTCAGACAGCTGAGGCCTGCAAGACGCTTGCGGAAGTCTCTGTGCGCTTTCCGGGCGGGGAGCCTGCCAGCAAGGCCGAGGCCGAACGCAGCAGACTTGGCTGTTCGTGA
- the tolQ gene encoding protein TolQ, giving the protein METEALAAAQHIDFSMWALFMRATFTVKLVMIILILASFWSWSIIIQKFINYRKAREEAASFDRAFWSGEPLDALYEQIGAEPDGQSQKIFAAGMTEWRRSHKADGAMIAGAHSRIDRSMDVAIAKEADKLQSGLQVLATVGSTTPFIGLFGTVIGIMNAFIEIAEQQNTNLAVVAPGIAEALLATGLGLLAAIPAVIFYNKLSADSEGLVAGYEAFADEFSTILSRQLDS; this is encoded by the coding sequence ATGGAAACTGAAGCACTGGCTGCGGCGCAGCATATCGACTTTTCGATGTGGGCGCTGTTCATGCGCGCAACCTTTACCGTAAAACTCGTGATGATCATCTTGATACTGGCCTCATTCTGGTCGTGGTCGATTATCATCCAGAAATTTATCAACTACCGCAAAGCCCGTGAAGAGGCGGCCTCTTTTGACCGTGCATTTTGGTCGGGTGAGCCGCTGGATGCGCTCTATGAGCAGATCGGCGCTGAGCCAGATGGGCAGAGCCAGAAGATTTTTGCCGCTGGCATGACAGAGTGGCGGCGCTCTCATAAGGCTGATGGCGCAATGATTGCAGGGGCGCATTCGCGGATTGACCGCTCTATGGATGTGGCGATCGCTAAAGAAGCAGACAAGCTTCAAAGCGGGCTGCAAGTTTTGGCCACTGTGGGCTCGACGACGCCATTTATCGGCCTCTTCGGCACTGTGATCGGGATTATGAACGCCTTTATCGAGATTGCTGAGCAGCAAAACACCAACCTCGCCGTTGTCGCGCCGGGTATTGCTGAGGCGCTTTTGGCGACTGGCCTTGGTCTTTTGGCAGCGATCCCTGCTGTTATCTTTTACAATAAGCTGAGTGCTGACAGTGAAGGGCTTGTTGCTGGATATGAAGCCTTTGCTGATGAGTTCTCAACCATTCTTAGCCGTCAACTGGATAGCTGA
- the ruvA gene encoding Holliday junction branch migration protein RuvA encodes MIGKVAGRIDYIAEDHALIDVKGIGYLVYCSERTLRSLPRAGEAVALYTDLLVREDNLQLFGFTSLVEKEWYRLLLTVQGVGAKASLAMLSALGPDGVSRAIALGDWGAVKAAKGIGPKTAQRVVMELKDKAPAIMALGAGPAPDMGQDDDVLEDIAPVSAPVAQVGGAAQSEALSALSNLGYAPSEAASAIAQAQENGGGEDTAALIRQALRLLAPKG; translated from the coding sequence ATGATTGGGAAAGTCGCAGGGCGGATTGATTATATCGCTGAGGATCATGCGCTGATCGACGTTAAAGGGATCGGCTATTTGGTCTATTGCTCGGAGCGCACGCTGCGCAGCCTGCCGCGGGCAGGCGAGGCTGTGGCGCTTTATACGGATCTGCTCGTGCGTGAGGACAACTTGCAGCTTTTCGGCTTTACCTCGCTTGTGGAGAAAGAGTGGTATCGCCTGCTTTTGACGGTGCAGGGCGTGGGGGCAAAGGCGTCTCTGGCGATGCTGAGCGCGCTTGGCCCCGATGGGGTGAGCCGTGCTATTGCGCTGGGTGACTGGGGCGCTGTGAAAGCAGCTAAGGGCATTGGCCCGAAGACGGCGCAGCGTGTTGTGATGGAGCTAAAGGACAAAGCACCTGCCATAATGGCGCTCGGTGCTGGGCCTGCGCCTGATATGGGGCAGGATGACGATGTGCTTGAAGATATTGCCCCAGTGAGCGCGCCTGTTGCGCAGGTGGGCGGTGCCGCACAGTCGGAGGCGTTGTCGGCCTTGAGTAACCTTGGTTATGCGCCCTCTGAAGCGGCGAGCGCGATTGCGCAGGCGCAGGAAAATGGCGGCGGCGAGGACACAGCAGCGCTGATCCGTCAAGCGCTGCGGCTTTTGGCGCCGAAGGGGTAA
- the ftsH gene encoding ATP-dependent zinc metalloprotease FtsH codes for MGNTRNIAFWVILFVMILMLFNLFSGSNTAQPSSARSYSEFVQAVQDGAVQEATIDGENVRFVGSDNKVYATVKPEDAAVTDLLIENNVPLTAKPQQTSGFQSFLLSLLPFLLLIGVWIYFMNRMQGGGKGGAMGFGKSKAKMLTEKSGRVTFDDVAGIDEAKEELEEIVEFLRNPQKFSRLGGKIPKGALLVGPPGTGKTLLARAIAGEAGVPFFTISGSDFVEMFVGVGASRVRDMFDQAKKNAPCIVFIDEIDAVGRHRGAGYGGGNDEREQTLNQLLVEMDGFEANEGVIILAATNRKDVLDPALLRPGRFDRNVTVPNPDIKGREKILGVHARKSPLGPDVDLRIIARGTPGFSGADLANLVNEAALMAARVGRRFVAMADFEQAKDKIMMGAERRSMVMTPAQKEMTAYHEAGHAIVGMTLPKCDPVYKATIIPRGQALGMVMSLPEMDQLNYFKDELTQKIAMTMAGKAAEIIKYGEDAVSNGPSGDIMQASALARAMVMRWGMSDKVGNIDYQEAAEAFRGGGGAGGFSISAHTKELIEEEVKRIIDQGYEDAHKIIMDNKAGWESLAEGLLEYETLTGAEIERVMRGEPPHKGDDEEDEPTDKGSVTAIPKTKPRAKAKPKASDGDMEPEPTA; via the coding sequence TTGGGCAATACACGAAACATCGCTTTTTGGGTCATCCTCTTTGTTATGATCCTTATGCTGTTCAATCTCTTCAGCGGGTCCAACACGGCGCAGCCGAGCTCTGCTCGCTCCTATTCGGAGTTTGTGCAGGCGGTGCAGGACGGTGCTGTGCAAGAGGCGACGATTGACGGGGAGAACGTGCGCTTTGTTGGGTCGGACAATAAAGTCTACGCAACGGTCAAGCCCGAGGACGCCGCTGTGACTGACCTTTTGATCGAGAATAACGTTCCTCTGACGGCCAAGCCGCAGCAGACTTCTGGCTTCCAGTCATTTCTTCTGAGCTTGCTGCCCTTCCTGCTTTTGATCGGTGTGTGGATTTACTTCATGAACCGTATGCAAGGCGGTGGCAAAGGCGGCGCGATGGGTTTTGGGAAATCCAAGGCCAAAATGCTGACTGAAAAGTCTGGCCGTGTGACATTTGACGATGTGGCTGGTATTGACGAAGCCAAGGAAGAGCTTGAAGAGATTGTCGAGTTTTTGCGGAACCCGCAGAAGTTCTCGCGTTTGGGCGGCAAAATCCCTAAAGGTGCTTTGCTTGTTGGCCCTCCCGGCACGGGTAAGACGCTTTTGGCGCGCGCGATTGCAGGCGAAGCGGGCGTTCCGTTTTTTACCATTTCAGGCTCTGACTTTGTTGAGATGTTTGTCGGCGTCGGCGCGAGCCGCGTTCGAGACATGTTTGACCAAGCCAAAAAGAACGCTCCCTGTATTGTGTTTATTGATGAGATCGACGCCGTTGGCCGCCACCGTGGTGCTGGCTATGGCGGCGGCAACGATGAGCGCGAGCAGACGCTCAACCAGCTCCTTGTTGAGATGGACGGGTTTGAAGCCAATGAAGGTGTTATCATCTTGGCTGCGACAAACCGCAAAGATGTGCTTGATCCAGCGCTGCTGCGTCCTGGTCGTTTTGACCGCAACGTAACTGTGCCTAACCCAGACATTAAAGGTCGTGAGAAAATTCTTGGTGTCCATGCGCGCAAAAGCCCGCTTGGCCCAGATGTCGACCTGCGCATTATCGCGCGTGGGACGCCTGGCTTTTCGGGTGCGGACCTTGCCAATCTTGTGAACGAAGCTGCGCTCATGGCGGCCCGTGTCGGGCGCCGCTTTGTCGCTATGGCTGACTTTGAGCAGGCGAAAGACAAAATTATGATGGGTGCTGAGCGCCGCTCCATGGTTATGACGCCTGCGCAGAAGGAAATGACTGCCTATCATGAAGCGGGCCACGCCATTGTCGGTATGACGCTGCCAAAATGTGACCCAGTTTACAAAGCGACGATTATTCCACGCGGCCAAGCGCTCGGAATGGTGATGAGCTTGCCAGAAATGGACCAGCTGAATTACTTCAAGGATGAATTGACCCAGAAAATCGCCATGACCATGGCGGGCAAAGCTGCAGAGATCATTAAGTACGGTGAGGATGCAGTGAGCAACGGCCCGTCAGGCGACATTATGCAAGCCAGTGCTTTGGCGCGGGCGATGGTGATGCGCTGGGGCATGTCTGACAAGGTCGGCAATATCGACTACCAAGAAGCAGCCGAAGCTTTCCGCGGCGGTGGCGGCGCGGGCGGGTTCTCTATTTCAGCGCATACCAAAGAGCTGATCGAGGAAGAGGTTAAGCGCATCATCGACCAAGGCTATGAAGACGCACATAAGATCATCATGGACAATAAGGCCGGATGGGAAAGTCTTGCGGAAGGCCTGCTTGAGTATGAAACGCTGACTGGCGCGGAGATTGAGCGGGTGATGCGCGGCGAGCCGCCACATAAGGGCGACGACGAGGAGGATGAACCGACGGATAAAGGCTCTGTCACGGCGATCCCAAAGACCAAGCCTCGCGCCAAGGCCAAGCCCAAAGCCAGCGATGGCGACATGGAACCTGAGCCCACCGCATGA
- the pal gene encoding peptidoglycan-associated lipoprotein Pal, translating to MKLKLITLVIPAVLALSACTNPNRFDNGAGGAGTFSSVTPGSAQDPQSPLYFQETIGDRVLFDVDQSSLNDEARRVLDGQASWLTTNADYAVVIEGHADEQGTREYNLALGARRANAVKEYLLAKGMPSSRLKTVSYGKERPLEICSQEACYAKNRRAVTILSSGLSS from the coding sequence ATGAAACTCAAACTGATTACACTTGTTATCCCCGCGGTTCTCGCCCTTTCGGCCTGTACCAACCCCAACCGTTTTGACAATGGTGCTGGCGGGGCGGGCACGTTTTCGTCTGTGACGCCGGGTTCTGCACAAGACCCGCAGTCACCACTTTATTTCCAAGAAACGATCGGCGACCGCGTCCTTTTTGATGTCGACCAATCCAGCCTGAATGACGAAGCGCGCCGCGTTCTGGACGGGCAGGCCTCATGGCTGACGACCAATGCTGATTATGCTGTTGTCATTGAAGGCCATGCTGATGAGCAGGGCACACGCGAGTACAACCTCGCGCTGGGCGCACGCCGAGCCAATGCTGTCAAAGAGTATCTTCTGGCCAAGGGCATGCCGTCTAGCCGCCTTAAGACAGTCAGCTATGGCAAGGAGCGCCCGCTTGAAATCTGTTCACAGGAAGCGTGTTATGCCAAAAATCGCCGCGCTGTGACTATTCTTTCAAGCGGCTTGAGCAGCTAA
- the ruvC gene encoding crossover junction endodeoxyribonuclease RuvC, which translates to MRILGIDPGLRNMGWGVIEKHGSRLSFIGCGVVNSAGDDLAERLLSLHHGLTEVLRAYAPETAAVEQTFVNKDAVATLKLGQARGIALLVPAQFGLGVAEYAPNKVKKTVVGVGHASKDQIKHMVKMQLPSADVSKADAADALAIAICHAHHHTYAAMTLARTGS; encoded by the coding sequence ATGCGTATTTTGGGAATCGACCCCGGATTGAGGAATATGGGCTGGGGTGTGATTGAGAAGCACGGCTCGCGGCTGAGCTTTATCGGTTGTGGCGTTGTGAATTCCGCAGGTGACGATCTGGCCGAGCGGCTTTTGTCTTTGCATCACGGGCTGACCGAAGTTTTGCGCGCATATGCGCCCGAGACCGCCGCCGTGGAACAGACGTTTGTCAACAAGGACGCGGTGGCGACGTTGAAGCTTGGTCAGGCGCGTGGGATTGCGCTTTTGGTTCCTGCGCAATTCGGGCTCGGCGTGGCGGAATATGCGCCCAACAAAGTCAAAAAGACGGTTGTGGGTGTGGGTCATGCGAGCAAAGATCAGATCAAGCATATGGTGAAGATGCAGCTCCCAAGTGCTGATGTGAGCAAAGCCGATGCGGCGGATGCTCTGGCCATTGCCATTTGTCATGCGCATCATCACACATATGCCGCTATGACGCTGGCCAGAACAGGAAGTTGA
- the ybgC gene encoding tol-pal system-associated acyl-CoA thioesterase has product MIYSLPVRVYYEDTDMAGIVYYANYLRYIERGRSEWVREVGLDQNVMKERDGIVFAVRRVEADYLGSGRLDDQLVVETQVKAVTGVRMVMEQWVKRGEDILFHALVTVVCMTLDGHPTRLPANIRQMVH; this is encoded by the coding sequence ATGATCTATTCCCTACCTGTGCGCGTTTACTATGAAGACACTGACATGGCGGGGATCGTGTATTACGCCAATTACCTGCGCTATATCGAGCGCGGGCGCTCTGAATGGGTGCGCGAAGTTGGACTTGACCAGAATGTGATGAAAGAGCGTGATGGTATCGTCTTTGCTGTGCGGCGTGTGGAGGCTGACTACCTCGGCTCTGGGCGACTGGACGATCAGCTTGTTGTTGAGACGCAGGTTAAGGCTGTCACGGGGGTCAGAATGGTTATGGAGCAATGGGTTAAGCGCGGAGAAGACATATTGTTTCATGCGCTCGTGACCGTTGTTTGTATGACGCTGGACGGGCACCCGACCCGTCTGCCAGCAAATATCCGCCAAATGGTGCACTGA
- the ruvB gene encoding Holliday junction branch migration DNA helicase RuvB, which yields MSAREPVLNPEALPEDVERALRPQHLSEFVGQAEARANLKVFIESAKMRKDAMDHTLFHGPPGLGKTTLAQIIARELGVGFRMTSGPVLAKAGDLAAILTNLERNDVLFIDEIHRLNPVVEEILYPALEDFELDLVIGEGPAARTVRIELQPFTLVGATTRLGLLTTPLRDRFGIPTRLEFYAVAELERIVSVNAQKLGVKADAAGALEIAKRSRGTPRIAGRLLRRVVDFAIVEADGVVSQELADRALSRLGVDALGLDGADRRYLNLIAENYAGGPVGIETIAAALSESRDALEEVIEPYLLQQGLIQRTPRGRMLAQKGWTHMGLTPPKTRTDLFE from the coding sequence ATGAGCGCGAGAGAACCTGTCTTGAACCCAGAAGCGCTCCCTGAAGATGTGGAGCGCGCGTTGCGCCCGCAGCATCTGAGCGAGTTTGTCGGACAAGCCGAGGCGCGAGCCAACCTCAAGGTCTTTATCGAGAGCGCCAAGATGCGCAAAGATGCGATGGACCACACTTTGTTTCATGGCCCTCCTGGACTTGGTAAGACAACGCTGGCTCAGATCATTGCGCGCGAGCTTGGCGTTGGTTTTCGTATGACGAGCGGGCCCGTACTCGCCAAAGCGGGCGATCTGGCAGCAATCCTCACGAACCTTGAGCGCAATGATGTGCTCTTTATTGACGAAATTCACCGTCTCAATCCTGTGGTGGAGGAAATCCTTTACCCCGCGCTTGAGGACTTTGAACTTGATCTTGTGATTGGCGAGGGTCCGGCAGCGCGCACTGTGCGGATCGAGCTTCAGCCCTTTACGCTTGTTGGCGCAACGACGCGGCTTGGCCTCCTGACCACGCCACTGCGCGACCGTTTTGGTATCCCGACGCGGCTCGAGTTTTATGCGGTGGCGGAGCTTGAGCGGATTGTCAGTGTCAACGCGCAGAAGCTTGGGGTGAAGGCGGATGCGGCAGGTGCACTCGAGATTGCAAAGCGTTCGCGTGGTACACCGAGGATCGCGGGGCGCTTGCTGCGCCGTGTCGTGGACTTTGCAATTGTCGAGGCGGATGGCGTTGTAAGCCAAGAGTTGGCAGACCGCGCGCTCTCAAGGCTCGGGGTGGATGCACTCGGGCTTGACGGAGCGGACCGCCGGTATCTCAATCTGATTGCCGAAAACTATGCTGGCGGACCTGTGGGCATTGAGACCATTGCCGCGGCTTTGTCGGAAAGTCGCGATGCGCTTGAGGAGGTGATTGAGCCCTACCTCTTGCAACAGGGGCTTATTCAGCGCACACCGCGCGGGCGGATGCTGGCGCAGAAGGGCTGGACCCACATGGGCCTGACCCCGCCAAAGACCCGCACTGACCTGTTTGAATAA
- the tilS gene encoding tRNA lysidine(34) synthetase TilS: MTLIARFETALEGATRPLGLAVSGGSDSLALLHLAAEAGVGPLFCATVNHGLRPEAAAECALVADACSKLDVVHEILDWRWSGAGNLQAEARAGRYGALTDWAKRRGLGTVLVGHTQDDVAETFLMRIARGSGLKGLAQMQGQWQAEGLGWARPLLSMSRAELRDYLRAAGQSWAEDASNADPSYDRVKMRQVLADVGLPTARIAETAARLAQADAALEAMTANAAEQVAKLQGRNIVIDGAALAALPEEITQRLMSAWTAWQGRSVYPPRRGALASAVAHALAGKQTTLNGCVLVAHKGRVIVAREAAAVTGLKSVGDSWDELTLLGHGPKDLEIRALGAEGLAAVKDWRAQGLPREALLATPSLWQGARLFAAPSLAFGDAFKLNFKVPPPYLGK, from the coding sequence GTGACACTTATTGCGCGGTTTGAGACGGCTCTTGAAGGCGCGACGCGGCCCTTGGGGCTTGCGGTGTCTGGGGGTAGTGACTCCCTAGCGCTTTTACATTTGGCTGCAGAAGCGGGCGTTGGCCCGCTTTTTTGCGCGACTGTCAATCATGGCTTGAGGCCTGAGGCGGCGGCTGAATGTGCACTTGTGGCGGATGCCTGCTCGAAACTTGATGTTGTACATGAGATTTTGGACTGGCGCTGGAGCGGGGCAGGCAACCTTCAGGCCGAGGCTCGCGCAGGGCGCTATGGCGCCCTAACAGACTGGGCCAAACGGCGGGGTCTTGGCACTGTGCTTGTTGGCCATACGCAAGACGATGTGGCAGAGACGTTTTTGATGCGTATTGCGCGCGGTTCTGGCCTTAAAGGACTCGCGCAGATGCAGGGACAGTGGCAGGCAGAAGGGCTTGGTTGGGCGCGTCCGTTGCTTTCGATGTCGCGAGCCGAACTGCGAGACTATCTACGGGCTGCGGGGCAGAGCTGGGCCGAAGATGCTTCCAATGCTGATCCGTCTTATGACCGCGTGAAGATGCGGCAGGTGTTGGCAGACGTTGGGCTGCCAACGGCTCGGATCGCGGAGACAGCGGCACGGCTGGCGCAGGCCGATGCGGCGCTTGAGGCGATGACTGCCAATGCGGCGGAACAGGTGGCGAAGCTACAGGGGCGCAATATTGTGATTGATGGAGCCGCTCTTGCGGCGCTGCCTGAGGAAATCACGCAGCGCTTGATGAGCGCTTGGACGGCGTGGCAAGGGCGGAGCGTTTATCCGCCACGCCGAGGGGCTTTGGCCAGCGCTGTGGCGCACGCGCTTGCAGGCAAGCAAACGACATTAAATGGCTGCGTGCTTGTGGCGCATAAAGGCCGTGTGATCGTGGCGCGCGAAGCGGCGGCTGTGACTGGGCTTAAGTCAGTTGGTGACAGTTGGGACGAGCTAACGCTCTTAGGGCATGGGCCTAAAGATCTGGAAATCCGCGCTTTGGGAGCCGAAGGGCTTGCCGCCGTTAAGGACTGGCGGGCGCAAGGCTTGCCGCGCGAGGCGCTTTTGGCGACACCTTCCCTCTGGCAGGGCGCGCGGCTTTTCGCCGCCCCATCCTTGGCGTTTGGCGACGCATTTAAACTAAATTTTAAGGTTCCCCCGCCCTATTTAGGAAAATGA
- a CDS encoding DUF1127 domain-containing protein yields MAALDYTRAQQIAGTHGRIGQIFAHMTASFVAWNDARSTRNALSQLSDRELEDIGLCRGDIDALAEAQR; encoded by the coding sequence ATGGCCGCCCTCGACTATACACGCGCGCAGCAAATTGCTGGCACACACGGCCGTATCGGCCAGATCTTCGCTCACATGACAGCGTCTTTTGTTGCATGGAATGACGCACGCTCAACACGCAACGCCCTCTCACAGCTCAGCGACCGCGAGCTGGAAGACATTGGCCTGTGCCGTGGTGACATCGACGCGCTTGCAGAGGCACAACGCTAA